Part of the Cloacibacterium caeni genome is shown below.
TGAAGTGCTAAATCATTACCTTCCAGAAATTGAAAAATCTGATGTGTTGTCAAGATTAAATTTAGAAGAAGGAAAATATTTCGTGGTGTCTTCTCACCGTGAAGAAAACATCAATTCTGAAAAGAATTTCAACGGATTAATAGAGAGTTTAAATGACATTGCCGAAAAATTTGGTTATCCCATCATCGTTTCTACACACCCGAGAACCAGAAATATGATAGACAAAAAACAAATTTCGGTAAGACCAGAAATTCAGTTTTTAAAACCGCTAGGATTCCATGATTATAATGCATTACAAATGAGAAGTTATGCCGTATTATCAGATTCAGGAACGATTTCTGAGGAATCTTCCATTCTAAATTTCAGAGCGTTAAATATCAGAGAAGCGCATGAAAGACCAGAAGCTATGGAAGAAGCCAGCGTAATGATGGTAGGACTTTCGCCAGAAAGAATCATGCAAGGTTTAGAGCAGCTAAAGACACAGAAATTAGGAGACCAAAGAAATTTCCGCCAAGTAGCAGACTATTCGATGCCGAATGTTTCTGAAAAAATGGTGAGAATCATCTTGAGCTATACCGATTATGTAAATAGAGTAGTGTGGAGTAAAAAATAAAGATGAAGATTTTATTAGTTACCCAATATTTTTATCCCGAAAATTTCAAAGGAAATGACATTGCATTTGAAATGCAGAAAAAAGGTCATGAGGTAACCGTATTGACTGGAATCCCTAATTATCCAAAAGGTAAGTTTTTCAAGGGATATGGTTACTTTAAAAGAAGAAGAGAAA
Proteins encoded:
- the wecB gene encoding non-hydrolyzing UDP-N-acetylglucosamine 2-epimerase; amino-acid sequence: MKKLKVMTVVGTRPEIIRLSMVLKALDQSDAIEHTIVHTGQNYDYELNQIFFEDLGLRKPDYFLEAAGKTATETVGNILIKIDPLLEEIQPDAFLVLGDTNSCLCAIPAKKRQIPIFHMEAGNRCFDQRVPEETNRKIVDHTADINLTYSDIAREYLLREGLPADRIIKTGSPMFEVLNHYLPEIEKSDVLSRLNLEEGKYFVVSSHREENINSEKNFNGLIESLNDIAEKFGYPIIVSTHPRTRNMIDKKQISVRPEIQFLKPLGFHDYNALQMRSYAVLSDSGTISEESSILNFRALNIREAHERPEAMEEASVMMVGLSPERIMQGLEQLKTQKLGDQRNFRQVADYSMPNVSEKMVRIILSYTDYVNRVVWSKK